Genomic window (Dyadobacter fanqingshengii):
CAACCGTTATGGCGAGTTGAACGTGCTGAATGATCTGGCCAACATTTACTGTCTGAGCCAGCAAAACGATCTTGCTATCGAAACCGCAGCACGGGCGCTGGATTACTCGACCATATTCCATTCTTCTCAGCAGACCAACTGGGCGCTGCTCTCGCTCGCACGGGCCTACAAGAACAAGAAAATGTTTCAGGAGGCATTGGACTACATGGAAAAGGTCATTTTCAACCGCCGGATGCTGCATACCGAGTATGTCCAGCGGCAGTATACCATGTATCAGTTGAGTTATGACAACCAGATCATGGATTCCGAAATACAGGCAAAAATCATCGCCGAACAACGTACTGTCCAGCGTTTCCTGATCGGTTTCTCGTGCCTGATCATTGGCTTCGCTGCCTTCTTATGGTTCAATAACAAAAAGTTACGGAGAAAAAATGCAGAGATAAGGGAAGCCATGGCGCGCGGGCAAGCTATTGAACGTAAACGCGTTGCAGCCGAACTGCATGATAATCTGGGCGGAACACTCGCTTCTCTAAACTGGTATTTATTCGGGATCGACAAAAAAGTCTTGTCGCCGGAAGAACAGAAAATTTATGAAAGCGTACATCAAATGGTGGGCGCCGCGTACCGCGAAGTGCGCAGTTTGTCGCACAACCTGATGCCTGCTGAACTGGAAGAACACGGACTTGTAATGGCACTGCACAGGCTCATCGACAAGATGAACGAGAACAAGAATATTGAATTCACTTTCAATATTTCAGGCATGTCACACCGGCTGAACAACAAGACCGAATTTGAGCTATATAGCATTGTGCTGGAACTTACGAATAACATCATCAAGCATTCCGGCGCCAATAAAGCAAGCATTAATCTCACCGAAAATCACAAGAACATTCACCTGACGATCATCGATAACGGTAACGGCATGGTTGAACCTTCACGTCAAGGTGTCGGGCTCAAAAATGTAAAAAACAGG
Coding sequences:
- a CDS encoding tetratricopeptide repeat-containing sensor histidine kinase, yielding MGNLYRLLTILSLATLVSGSRCTSGSADAPVALKKEIVESMPVAGFAEDTVLILKYHQFAKEYLFQDAEKAMFYSKHVLRLSQKHQWNKGKILAYNLLSTYYLLDGSYDVLRELSNETITLSKDMPLYTAHAKRFLAESYSEYRQWDSARINYRQAIAIFEKLGEDSAAATCLDNLGNSYREKGMFAEAIPYYDQAYARFDKMNSDWGRATVLQNRGYLHVVKKEGKEAEELLKRSLVLFQKINNRYGELNVLNDLANIYCLSQQNDLAIETAARALDYSTIFHSSQQTNWALLSLARAYKNKKMFQEALDYMEKVIFNRRMLHTEYVQRQYTMYQLSYDNQIMDSEIQAKIIAEQRTVQRFLIGFSCLIIGFAAFLWFNNKKLRRKNAEIREAMARGQAIERKRVAAELHDNLGGTLASLNWYLFGIDKKVLSPEEQKIYESVHQMVGAAYREVRSLSHNLMPAELEEHGLVMALHRLIDKMNENKNIEFTFNISGMSHRLNNKTEFELYSIVLELTNNIIKHSGANKASINLTENHKNIHLTIIDNGNGMVEPSRQGVGLKNVKNRVESLRGKVQIIGQQPNGLKVDIEIPKTIV